One segment of Sphingomonas telluris DNA contains the following:
- a CDS encoding glutamate-5-semialdehyde dehydrogenase — MDAMGRAAREAADAMRTAPPEKRSGAIRAIARHIRHRAIEILAANAQDVAGATNLVDRLLLNEERLEAMARAVEEIADLPDPVGKVIEQWTRPNGLEISRIRTPIGVIGMIYESRPNVTADAAAICLRSGNAVILRSGSDALRSSLAIGTAISDALAEAGLPEGSVQVVSTADRDAVGLMLEGLSGAIDLIIPRGGKALVERVQREARVPVLGHLEGVCHTYVHASADPDMAAEVVRNAKMRRVSVCGSTETLLVDRDAAPKLLPQIADALDGCELRGDEAARAIVPMAEASEDDWHAEYLEPILAVKTVADVDDAVAHIRRYGTGHTEAIVAEDGAAAERFLDRVDSAIVLWNASTQFADGGEFGFGAEIGIATGKLHARGPVGPEQLTTFKYQVRGNGQIRP; from the coding sequence ATGGATGCGATGGGAAGGGCTGCGCGCGAAGCGGCCGATGCGATGCGCACCGCTCCGCCTGAAAAGCGCAGCGGTGCGATCCGCGCCATCGCGAGGCACATCCGCCATCGCGCCATCGAAATCCTCGCGGCGAACGCGCAGGACGTGGCCGGTGCCACCAACCTGGTCGACCGCCTGCTCCTGAACGAAGAGCGGCTCGAAGCCATGGCTCGGGCCGTCGAGGAGATTGCCGATCTCCCTGATCCGGTCGGCAAGGTCATCGAGCAGTGGACCCGGCCTAATGGACTCGAGATCTCGCGCATCCGTACGCCGATCGGCGTCATCGGCATGATCTACGAAAGCCGCCCGAACGTAACGGCGGACGCGGCGGCGATCTGCCTGCGATCCGGAAATGCCGTCATCCTTCGCTCGGGATCGGATGCGCTGCGCAGCTCGCTCGCCATCGGCACCGCGATCTCGGACGCGCTCGCGGAAGCCGGGCTGCCGGAAGGAAGCGTGCAGGTCGTGTCCACCGCCGACCGGGATGCCGTCGGTCTGATGCTCGAAGGATTGTCGGGCGCGATCGACCTCATCATTCCGCGCGGCGGGAAAGCGCTGGTCGAGCGCGTGCAGCGGGAAGCGCGCGTCCCCGTGCTCGGGCACCTCGAAGGCGTCTGCCACACCTATGTCCACGCGTCGGCCGACCCGGACATGGCCGCGGAGGTCGTCCGGAATGCGAAGATGCGCCGGGTCAGCGTCTGCGGATCGACCGAGACCCTGCTCGTCGATCGCGATGCCGCGCCGAAACTACTGCCGCAGATCGCGGATGCACTCGACGGCTGCGAGCTTCGCGGAGACGAGGCCGCCCGCGCCATCGTGCCGATGGCCGAGGCAAGCGAAGACGACTGGCACGCCGAGTATCTCGAACCGATCCTAGCGGTGAAGACGGTCGCCGACGTGGACGACGCCGTCGCGCACATCCGCCGCTACGGGACCGGACATACCGAAGCGATCGTCGCCGAGGACGGCGCGGCCGCCGAGCGGTTCCTCGATCGCGTCGACAGCGCCATCGTCCTTTGGAACGCGTCGACCCAGTTCGCGGACGGCGGCGAGTTCGGCTTCGGCGCAGAAATCGGCATCGCCACCGGCAAGCTCCACGCGCGCGGTCCGGTGGGTCCGGAGCAGCTTACGACGTTCAAGTATCAGGTTCGCGGGAACGGCCAGATTCGGCCCTGA
- a CDS encoding homoserine dehydrogenase, translating into MSRPDQEAGDVPGECPAKRLCVLKFGSSVLEREEDYPKVVQEIYRHVRDGEKVVAVVSALAGETDALLAQANRVGGDVAPDALVARLARVGELQSAALMALALSKAGLRAWTLDPHEMALVAEGSPLDSNLAGVDAEAVWARIHANDVVVVPGFIADHADHGVVTLGRGGTDLSAVFFAEQLSAHRVRLIKDVDGVYDEDPARNASAERFSQMSYAEAQEASSGLIQAKAIHAADDKDVLIEVAALGSLEATTIARVPAAKSRPPKPERLKVALLGCGSVGGGVLQLLLSQPELFHVGPVLVRKPPKHNDNVVFTQSLDEALAGDPDILVELVGGTELAAEAIHSALSHGAQVVTANKAALAKHWDSLHAAASRHGGSLRFSAAVGGGAPIIETLRRLDGNVVSVEGVMNGTCNYLLSRLAEGWNFDDALAKAQELGFAEADPTADVDGHDAADKLAVLAREAFGVPLQPRLIAKHSLRDLVPEAALEALQFGEVLKQVGVCRLLPDGSVEAEVQVVALPASHPLAGARDEENRFLVTDAEGNVHEVFGKGAGRWPTATAVFADVMDAQRALLGRQPVARDKAVKLRA; encoded by the coding sequence ATGTCCAGGCCAGATCAAGAAGCAGGAGACGTTCCGGGCGAATGCCCGGCCAAACGGCTGTGCGTCCTCAAGTTCGGGAGCTCCGTCCTCGAACGCGAGGAGGATTATCCGAAGGTGGTGCAGGAGATTTACCGGCACGTCCGTGACGGCGAGAAGGTCGTTGCAGTCGTCTCCGCGCTGGCCGGCGAAACGGATGCGCTGCTGGCGCAGGCCAACCGTGTGGGCGGCGACGTCGCTCCGGATGCTTTGGTCGCCCGGCTCGCGCGCGTCGGTGAGCTTCAATCGGCGGCGCTCATGGCGCTGGCGCTCAGCAAGGCGGGTCTGCGAGCCTGGACGCTCGACCCGCATGAAATGGCGCTGGTGGCCGAGGGATCGCCGCTCGATTCCAATCTGGCCGGAGTCGACGCCGAAGCGGTCTGGGCGAGGATCCATGCGAACGACGTCGTTGTCGTTCCCGGTTTCATCGCCGATCACGCCGACCATGGCGTGGTGACGCTCGGCCGGGGTGGCACCGATCTCAGCGCAGTATTCTTCGCCGAGCAACTGTCCGCTCACCGCGTGCGGCTGATCAAGGACGTAGACGGCGTCTATGACGAAGATCCCGCCCGCAACGCCAGCGCCGAGCGCTTCTCGCAGATGAGCTATGCGGAGGCGCAGGAAGCCAGCAGCGGCCTCATCCAGGCGAAGGCGATCCACGCGGCCGACGACAAGGACGTGCTGATCGAGGTCGCGGCGCTCGGATCGCTCGAAGCGACCACCATCGCTCGCGTTCCGGCCGCCAAGTCGCGTCCGCCCAAGCCGGAGCGGCTGAAGGTCGCGCTGCTCGGATGCGGATCGGTCGGGGGCGGCGTCCTCCAGCTGCTGCTCTCGCAACCCGAACTCTTTCACGTCGGCCCCGTGCTCGTCCGCAAGCCGCCGAAGCACAACGACAATGTCGTCTTCACGCAGAGCCTCGACGAAGCGCTCGCGGGCGATCCGGATATTCTCGTCGAGCTGGTCGGCGGCACCGAGCTTGCCGCGGAAGCCATCCACTCGGCACTTTCGCATGGCGCTCAGGTCGTCACGGCCAACAAGGCGGCGCTCGCGAAGCATTGGGACTCGCTCCACGCCGCTGCCTCCCGTCACGGCGGCTCGCTGCGCTTCTCGGCAGCGGTCGGCGGCGGTGCGCCGATCATCGAGACGCTGCGGCGGCTCGACGGCAACGTAGTCTCGGTCGAAGGTGTGATGAACGGCACGTGCAACTATCTGCTCAGCCGCCTGGCGGAGGGCTGGAACTTCGATGACGCGCTTGCGAAGGCGCAGGAGCTCGGCTTCGCGGAGGCCGATCCAACGGCGGACGTCGACGGTCACGATGCTGCCGACAAGCTTGCGGTGCTTGCTCGTGAGGCCTTCGGTGTTCCGCTTCAGCCGCGCCTGATCGCCAAGCATTCGCTGCGCGATCTCGTTCCGGAAGCGGCGCTCGAAGCGCTGCAGTTCGGCGAAGTCCTGAAGCAGGTCGGCGTTTGCCGCCTGCTGCCCGACGGTAGCGTCGAAGCGGAGGTTCAGGTGGTGGCGCTGCCCGCATCGCATCCGCTGGCCGGTGCCCGCGACGAGGAAAACCGCTTCCTTGTGACCGATGCAGAAGGCAATGTGCACGAGGTCTTCGGCAAGGGCGCAGGAAGATGGCCAACGGCGACGGCGGTATTCGCGGACGTGATGGACGCGCAACGGGCTCTGCTCGGGCGCCAGCCGGTCGCGCGCGACAAGGCCGTAAAGCTGAGAGCCTAG
- a CDS encoding homoserine kinase, whose amino-acid sequence MMRQSAAASAPASIGNVGVGFDILGQAFDAARDVVTAMRDDKPGVRLMQVSGLVSSLPDDPKSNTALAAADAVLKAAGSPCGMRLSIAKGVPLAAGMGGSAASAVAGAAAANALLGEPYSVSELLPFALEGERVASDPPHWDNVMASLLGGLVLAASEEPALVQRLPAPKGVVAIVLHPAAAIETRMARSILRAEVPMTLAVEHSRRVAAFVAGCTTNDLGLIRAGLTDLLVEPQREHLLPCLPQVKAAALAAGALGCSFSGSGPSVFAWAVEKDADGVEKAMSAAFATAGVSARAYRAPVASEGVKVVAADEALVAA is encoded by the coding sequence ATGATGCGCCAATCGGCAGCCGCGAGCGCCCCGGCAAGCATCGGCAATGTCGGTGTCGGCTTCGACATATTGGGGCAGGCGTTCGACGCCGCCCGCGATGTCGTCACTGCCATGCGCGACGACAAGCCAGGCGTCCGCCTCATGCAGGTGAGCGGGCTGGTCAGCTCCCTGCCGGACGATCCCAAGTCGAATACTGCACTCGCCGCCGCCGATGCCGTGTTGAAGGCCGCCGGATCGCCGTGCGGGATGCGCCTGTCGATCGCCAAAGGCGTCCCGCTGGCAGCCGGAATGGGCGGATCAGCAGCTTCCGCTGTCGCGGGCGCAGCGGCCGCCAACGCTCTTCTTGGTGAGCCCTATTCCGTCTCCGAACTGTTGCCGTTTGCGCTCGAGGGTGAGCGCGTCGCGTCCGACCCGCCGCACTGGGACAATGTCATGGCCAGCCTCCTCGGCGGCCTGGTGCTCGCGGCGAGCGAGGAGCCTGCGCTCGTGCAACGACTGCCTGCTCCCAAAGGCGTGGTGGCGATCGTCCTGCACCCGGCGGCGGCGATCGAGACGCGCATGGCGCGGTCGATCCTCAGGGCCGAGGTGCCGATGACGCTCGCGGTCGAGCACAGCCGCCGCGTCGCCGCCTTCGTCGCCGGATGCACGACGAACGACCTCGGCCTGATCCGCGCGGGACTAACCGACCTGCTGGTCGAGCCGCAGCGTGAACATCTTCTGCCCTGCCTTCCGCAGGTGAAGGCGGCCGCCCTCGCTGCCGGGGCCCTTGGCTGTTCCTTCTCCGGCTCCGGCCCCTCGGTGTTCGCCTGGGCGGTCGAGAAAGACGCGGACGGTGTCGAAAAGGCGATGTCTGCCGCGTTCGCAACCGCCGGCGTTTCTGCCCGCGCCTACCGTGCGCCCGTGGCGTCGGAAGGCGTCAAGGTCGTCGCGGCGGATGAGGCGCTCGTCGCGGCATGA
- the thrC gene encoding threonine synthase — MKLISTRGQAPAASLSEALRNGAAPDGGLYMPDVLPSADFADVDPQAPLGEFAAQLLQPFFAGDALEAELPAICAEAFDFPVPLVTPHPGEPRLQALELFHGPTGAFKDFGARFLMGCFDRLGVDQPLTVLVATSGDTGGAVGCAAEGRSAVRAVILFPKGRVSPFQERQLTCWGDNVLAVEVDGDFDDCQRLVKSAFANAPLSAEHRLTSANSINFGRLLPQLAYSARAALQVRAATGETPGFVIPSGNLGQGFALLLARALGLPIGPIVLATNANRTLKDWHDSGRYEARASVATLANAMDVGNPSNFERLSQLGVQPGDVRVELVTDAEIERRIKADYEASGYVWCPHSATTVEAWCRLSEAERNERPWIAAATAHPYKFAEIVEPLIGREVAPTPALAAILDRPTRKIRIGADLNALAEALSEQEAAA; from the coding sequence ATGAAGCTCATCAGCACTCGCGGACAGGCGCCTGCGGCGAGCCTCTCCGAAGCCCTGCGCAACGGCGCTGCGCCCGACGGCGGCCTGTACATGCCGGATGTCCTGCCGTCTGCGGACTTCGCCGATGTCGATCCGCAAGCGCCGCTAGGCGAGTTCGCTGCACAACTGCTCCAGCCATTCTTCGCAGGTGACGCGCTGGAAGCGGAACTGCCGGCGATCTGCGCCGAGGCTTTCGATTTTCCCGTCCCGCTCGTCACCCCGCACCCGGGCGAGCCCCGCTTGCAGGCTCTGGAACTGTTCCACGGGCCCACCGGCGCATTCAAGGATTTCGGCGCGCGCTTCCTGATGGGCTGCTTCGATCGGCTCGGCGTGGACCAACCGCTGACGGTGCTCGTCGCGACATCCGGTGACACCGGCGGCGCCGTTGGCTGCGCGGCGGAGGGGCGATCCGCAGTTCGTGCCGTCATCCTTTTCCCGAAGGGTCGCGTGTCACCGTTCCAGGAGCGCCAGCTCACCTGCTGGGGCGACAATGTCCTGGCGGTGGAAGTCGACGGCGACTTCGACGATTGCCAGCGCCTCGTGAAGTCCGCGTTTGCGAACGCGCCGCTCTCGGCGGAGCACCGGCTGACGTCGGCGAACTCGATCAACTTCGGCCGCCTTCTGCCCCAGCTCGCATACAGTGCACGGGCGGCGCTGCAGGTCCGTGCGGCAACGGGCGAGACGCCCGGCTTCGTCATTCCGAGCGGCAACCTCGGACAGGGTTTCGCCTTGCTGCTCGCGCGTGCGCTTGGGCTCCCCATTGGGCCGATCGTGCTTGCGACGAATGCCAACCGCACGTTGAAGGACTGGCACGACAGCGGCCGGTACGAGGCGCGCGCGTCGGTCGCCACGCTCGCCAATGCGATGGACGTCGGCAATCCGAGCAACTTCGAGCGGCTGTCGCAACTCGGCGTGCAGCCCGGCGACGTCCGCGTCGAGCTTGTCACGGACGCTGAGATCGAACGGCGCATCAAGGCCGATTACGAGGCGTCCGGCTACGTCTGGTGCCCGCATTCGGCGACGACCGTGGAGGCCTGGTGCCGCCTGAGCGAGGCCGAGCGCAACGAGCGGCCGTGGATCGCCGCGGCGACTGCGCATCCCTACAAGTTCGCCGAGATCGTCGAGCCGCTGATCGGCCGCGAGGTCGCGCCGACACCCGCGCTCGCCGCCATCCTCGACCGCCCGACCCGCAAGATCCGCATCGGCGCGGACCTTAATGCGCTCGCCGAGGCCCTGAGCGAGCAGGAAGCCGCCGCCTAG
- a CDS encoding dihydroxy-acid dehydratase — protein MTSKPLPSREMVEGPARAPARAMLHAAGFDASDLAKPLVAIVHSFSTVTPCNMHLRDLAQHAARGVEEAGGTPIEFNTIVVTDGIAMGTRGMRASLMSRDLIADSAELAVRGHSLDAVVFIVGCDKTIPAAAMAAARLDLPSVILYGGSIMPGHIGAKAITIQDVFEAVGAHSAGAIGDEDLQTVEQAACPGAGACGGQFTANTMALAMSFLGLSPVGLNDIPAVHPDKKQAAFEAGRLALDALRAGRNARSFITAQSLRNAAVAGTATAGSTNLILHLLAIAREAGIPESEFGIDFFDEVSRSTPVIADLKPGGRFMAPDMSAAGGTPLLGRRLMEAGLIDDAPTVTGKSLFDHFRDAGETPGQQVIVTADAPIKERGGFGICYGNIAPEGCVVKLAGHGKLRFEGPAKVYDGEEAAFDAVTHGAIEDGDVVVIRGEGPVGGPGMREMLGVTAAIQGRGLGDSVALITDGRFSGATYGFMVGHISPEAARGGPIGLLEAGDTIVIDVEKRVIETSADLASRPARQWPVSAESTGAFAKYAALVGSASHGAVTLPR, from the coding sequence ATGACGTCGAAGCCGCTGCCGTCCCGCGAAATGGTCGAAGGGCCCGCCCGAGCGCCCGCAAGGGCGATGCTCCACGCGGCAGGATTCGATGCGTCCGACCTTGCGAAGCCGCTCGTTGCGATCGTCCACAGCTTCTCGACCGTCACGCCCTGCAACATGCATCTTCGCGACCTCGCCCAGCACGCCGCGCGCGGGGTCGAAGAGGCGGGCGGAACGCCGATCGAGTTCAACACGATCGTCGTCACCGACGGCATCGCCATGGGCACGCGAGGAATGCGCGCCTCGCTGATGAGCAGGGACCTGATCGCGGATTCGGCTGAGCTCGCGGTGCGGGGCCATTCGCTCGACGCGGTGGTGTTCATCGTCGGATGCGACAAGACGATTCCCGCCGCCGCCATGGCCGCGGCGCGCCTCGATCTGCCGAGCGTCATCCTCTACGGCGGCTCGATCATGCCGGGCCATATCGGGGCCAAGGCGATCACCATCCAGGACGTGTTCGAGGCGGTGGGCGCGCATAGCGCCGGGGCGATCGGTGACGAAGACCTTCAGACGGTCGAGCAGGCGGCCTGCCCTGGCGCGGGGGCGTGCGGCGGCCAGTTCACGGCCAACACGATGGCGCTCGCGATGAGCTTCCTCGGCCTCTCGCCGGTCGGCCTCAACGACATTCCGGCGGTCCATCCCGACAAGAAGCAGGCGGCGTTCGAAGCAGGGCGGCTGGCGCTCGACGCGCTGCGTGCCGGCCGCAACGCGCGCAGCTTCATCACCGCGCAGAGCCTTCGAAACGCCGCGGTCGCGGGTACGGCGACGGCCGGTTCGACCAACCTCATCCTCCACCTGCTCGCCATCGCCCGCGAAGCCGGCATTCCCGAGAGCGAGTTCGGCATCGACTTCTTCGACGAGGTGTCGCGCTCGACGCCGGTCATCGCCGACCTCAAGCCCGGCGGACGCTTCATGGCACCGGACATGAGCGCGGCGGGCGGAACGCCCTTGCTGGGACGGCGGCTGATGGAAGCCGGCCTGATCGACGACGCGCCGACCGTCACCGGCAAGTCACTGTTCGACCACTTCCGCGATGCGGGCGAGACGCCGGGGCAGCAGGTCATCGTCACCGCGGATGCGCCGATCAAGGAACGCGGCGGCTTCGGCATTTGCTACGGCAACATCGCGCCCGAGGGCTGCGTCGTGAAGCTCGCAGGGCACGGCAAGCTTCGCTTTGAAGGGCCGGCTAAGGTCTACGACGGCGAGGAAGCCGCGTTCGACGCGGTGACGCACGGCGCGATCGAGGACGGCGACGTCGTCGTCATCCGCGGAGAGGGACCCGTCGGTGGGCCCGGCATGCGCGAGATGCTTGGGGTCACGGCCGCCATCCAGGGGCGAGGGCTTGGCGATAGCGTCGCGCTGATCACCGACGGCCGATTCTCAGGAGCGACCTATGGTTTCATGGTCGGGCACATCTCGCCCGAAGCGGCGCGCGGCGGGCCGATCGGCTTGCTGGAAGCCGGCGACACCATCGTCATCGACGTCGAGAAGCGCGTGATCGAGACGTCCGCGGACCTGGCATCACGTCCGGCGCGCCAATGGCCAGTTTCGGCCGAGTCCACCGGAGCCTTCGCGAAATATGCAGCCCTGGTCGGCTCCGCGTCGCACGGCGCCGTGACGCTTCCGCGCTAG
- the ilvC gene encoding ketol-acid reductoisomerase, protein MERIYTDEDAKPEALKGATIAVVGYGSQGRAHSRNLRDSGFNVIVGARSGGAAGKKAEADGFRVVSPADAAREAQLVALLTPDMSHREVYARDIEPNLSAGDTLLVAHGFSVLYGEVKPRHDIDVVLVAPKGPGDLVRREYEIGRGVPSLFAVYQDATGSARDKALAYTRGNGGTRAGAIETTFKEETETDLFGEQAVLCGGATELVASGFKTLVDAGYKPEVAYFECLHELKLIVDLMYEGGFKKMLHFVSETAKYGDFVSGPRVINDETRARMQEVLKDIQDGSFARQWIAENAAGKPEYKRLWDEDLAQPIEKVGAELRQHMAWLQSEQPAEQPAAQPQSQAA, encoded by the coding sequence GTGGAACGGATCTACACCGACGAAGACGCCAAGCCCGAAGCCCTGAAGGGAGCGACCATTGCCGTGGTCGGCTATGGCAGCCAGGGCCGGGCGCACTCCCGCAACCTTCGCGACAGCGGCTTCAACGTCATCGTAGGCGCCCGGTCCGGCGGCGCTGCCGGGAAGAAGGCGGAGGCGGACGGCTTCCGCGTAGTCTCGCCGGCGGATGCCGCGCGTGAAGCGCAGCTCGTTGCTCTCCTCACGCCCGACATGAGCCACCGCGAGGTCTACGCCCGCGACATCGAGCCTAACCTGTCGGCAGGCGACACCTTGCTCGTCGCGCACGGCTTCTCGGTTCTCTACGGCGAAGTGAAGCCGCGTCACGACATCGACGTGGTCCTCGTCGCCCCGAAGGGCCCCGGCGACCTCGTGCGGCGCGAATATGAGATCGGCCGCGGCGTCCCCAGCCTTTTCGCGGTCTACCAGGATGCGACGGGGTCGGCCCGCGACAAGGCGTTGGCGTACACGCGCGGCAACGGCGGCACCCGCGCCGGTGCGATCGAGACGACGTTCAAGGAAGAGACCGAGACCGACCTGTTCGGCGAGCAGGCCGTCCTGTGCGGCGGCGCGACGGAGCTCGTGGCTTCCGGATTCAAGACGCTCGTCGACGCCGGATACAAGCCGGAAGTCGCCTATTTCGAGTGCCTTCACGAGCTCAAGCTGATCGTCGACCTGATGTACGAGGGCGGCTTCAAGAAGATGCTGCACTTCGTGTCGGAGACCGCAAAGTACGGCGACTTCGTTTCTGGTCCGCGGGTCATCAACGATGAGACGCGCGCCCGGATGCAAGAGGTTCTGAAGGACATTCAGGACGGGTCGTTCGCACGCCAATGGATCGCCGAGAATGCCGCCGGCAAGCCTGAGTACAAGCGCCTGTGGGACGAGGATCTCGCGCAGCCGATCGAGAAGGTCGGTGCCGAGCTCCGCCAGCACATGGCCTGGCTGCAGTCGGAACAGCCCGCCGAGCAGCCTGCGGCTCAACCCCAGTCACAGGCGGCGTAG
- the ilvG gene encoding acetolactate synthase 2 catalytic subunit: MSSAAQASSRPQPQPVSGARLVVEALEREGVKHVFGYPGGAIMPVYDALTGSSLKHILVRHEQAAALAADAYGRVTGKPGVCIATSGPGATNLVTGIANAFLDSVPMVAITGQVASPLMGTDAFQEVDIFGITLPIVKHSFLIRSTADIPRVFAEAFRIATSGRPGPVLIDLPKDVGVIAAVPHEVDLPEEPEVEIDEAALAVANALIAEAKSPVLYFGGGVAIARAERAVREFAKRSGIPAVATLKGLGGIPTDEANFLGMLGMHGTRAANMAVDNCDLLICVGARFDDRATGKLDSFAPGAKVIHIDADAAEVGKLRVPQVALIGDMSTIVDRMTAKPNIAEWAEQCRAQKEIWAARYDAPGQGIYAPALLKELSEAAGDGAIFTCDVGQHQMWVAQHCRFSRPQAHLTSGGLGTMGYGVPAGMGAVLAEPEATVITISGDGSFMMNVQELATLRRYRLPLKIVLIDNSQLGMVRQWQELFFEENFSEIDLSDNPDFSEVAHSFGIEAFTIDHRAQVGPAIRRLLSTNGPILMHVRIDPRENVWPLVPPNSSNVQMMEKGW; encoded by the coding sequence ATGAGCAGCGCCGCCCAAGCTTCTTCCCGGCCTCAGCCGCAGCCCGTTTCGGGCGCGCGGCTGGTGGTCGAGGCCCTGGAACGTGAAGGCGTCAAGCACGTCTTCGGCTACCCGGGCGGCGCCATTATGCCGGTTTACGATGCGCTGACCGGCTCATCCCTCAAGCACATTCTCGTCCGTCACGAGCAGGCGGCTGCGCTTGCGGCCGACGCCTACGGGCGGGTGACGGGCAAGCCAGGCGTATGCATCGCAACCTCCGGCCCGGGCGCGACGAACCTCGTCACCGGCATCGCGAACGCTTTCCTCGACAGCGTTCCGATGGTCGCCATCACTGGCCAGGTCGCCTCCCCGCTGATGGGCACCGACGCGTTCCAGGAAGTCGACATCTTCGGGATCACGCTGCCGATCGTGAAGCACAGCTTCCTGATCCGCAGCACAGCCGACATCCCGCGCGTCTTCGCGGAGGCGTTCCGCATCGCGACGTCGGGACGACCCGGCCCGGTCCTGATCGACCTGCCGAAGGACGTCGGCGTCATCGCCGCGGTCCCGCATGAGGTCGATCTCCCGGAAGAGCCCGAGGTCGAGATCGACGAAGCAGCGCTTGCGGTCGCCAATGCCCTGATCGCGGAGGCGAAGTCTCCGGTCCTCTATTTCGGCGGGGGTGTGGCGATTGCCCGCGCCGAACGGGCCGTGCGCGAGTTCGCCAAGCGCAGCGGCATTCCGGCAGTCGCGACGCTGAAGGGCCTCGGCGGAATTCCGACGGACGAGGCGAACTTCCTGGGCATGCTCGGCATGCACGGAACGCGCGCGGCCAACATGGCCGTCGACAATTGCGACCTGCTGATCTGCGTCGGCGCGCGCTTCGACGACCGGGCGACCGGCAAGCTCGACAGCTTCGCCCCGGGCGCGAAGGTCATCCACATCGACGCCGACGCTGCGGAGGTCGGCAAGCTGCGCGTCCCGCAGGTCGCGCTGATCGGCGACATGTCGACCATCGTCGATCGCATGACGGCGAAGCCGAATATTGCCGAATGGGCCGAGCAGTGCCGCGCGCAGAAGGAAATCTGGGCAGCGCGTTACGACGCTCCGGGCCAGGGCATTTATGCGCCCGCTCTGCTGAAGGAGCTTTCGGAAGCCGCCGGCGACGGCGCTATCTTCACCTGCGACGTCGGCCAGCACCAGATGTGGGTCGCCCAGCACTGCCGCTTCAGCCGCCCGCAGGCGCATCTGACCAGCGGCGGCCTCGGCACGATGGGCTATGGCGTTCCGGCCGGAATGGGCGCGGTGCTCGCCGAGCCGGAAGCGACCGTGATCACCATCTCCGGCGACGGCTCGTTCATGATGAACGTGCAGGAGCTGGCGACCCTGCGCCGCTATCGCCTGCCGCTGAAGATCGTCCTCATAGACAATTCGCAGCTCGGCATGGTCCGCCAGTGGCAGGAGCTCTTCTTCGAGGAGAATTTCTCGGAGATCGACCTCAGCGACAATCCGGACTTCTCGGAAGTCGCGCATTCGTTCGGCATCGAGGCGTTCACGATCGACCATCGGGCGCAGGTTGGCCCCGCAATCCGGCGGCTGCTGAGCACCAACGGGCCGATCCTGATGCACGTGCGGATCGATCCGCGCGAGAACGTCTGGCCGCTCGTCCCGCCCAACAGCTCCAACGTCCAGATGATGGAGAAGGGCTGGTGA
- a CDS encoding ACT domain-containing protein yields the protein MTERLTVTLAPAEGAIVRVLGLVERRGYVLRGLSMKEKADSASLVIDVEPRDGSRRTPVLAQQLARLIDVRAVSLATRDAGSLA from the coding sequence GTGACCGAGCGCCTGACCGTCACTCTCGCGCCGGCCGAAGGCGCCATCGTCCGGGTCCTCGGGCTCGTTGAACGGCGCGGCTACGTCCTGCGCGGCCTGTCGATGAAGGAGAAAGCAGACAGCGCTTCGCTCGTCATCGACGTCGAGCCGCGCGACGGCAGCCGCCGGACGCCCGTCCTCGCCCAACAGCTCGCCCGTCTGATCGACGTCCGCGCCGTTTCCCTTGCAACCCGCGATGCAGGATCGCTCGCATGA